In Panthera leo isolate Ple1 chromosome B3, P.leo_Ple1_pat1.1, whole genome shotgun sequence, a single genomic region encodes these proteins:
- the C2CD4B gene encoding C2 calcium-dependent domain-containing protein 4B — translation MEGGQVCGWRRARLGLARGQSQARWYPSGGPRSGLHSAASLSRRRASCHHSQPQPRRMRLLGRLRASTPEPAFSNVLTPDRIPKFCIPPRLPASYAPESPPPAAALPRRCAAEPDLWPRGADDSAGHTDWDPRSQAALSLPHLPRALTAYGFCALLESPHTRRKESLFLGGPAAARLVPRDSAPASAPALPAGLRPTRDAPAPPARARRLLRAPERLLSRALRARTSRGLVRAPSVSSGDGDEDEERGAVSGPPSQAPSASPPPPPCPGPRPERLEAEGTVALGRAGGALRLAAEYSRASGRLRVRLLGTEGLAAGAAEPPAVGCRVSFVLRPPGQPRSQRSAVVRRSRKAAFHQDVCLDGLSEEQVRRLAVRVKAEQRGRGLERGRPLGQGELLLGSLLLP, via the coding sequence ATGGAAGGCGGGCAGGTTTGTGGGTGGAGGAGAGCTCGGCTTGGATTGGCCAGGGGCCAATCGCAGGCCCGCTGGTACCCCTCGGGGGGCCCCCGTAGCGGTCTACACTCAGCAGCTTCTCTCTCGCGCAGGAGGGCCTCCTGCCACCACTCTCAGCCTCAGCCTCGGAGGATGCGGCTCCTCGGGAGACTCCGCGCCTCCACTCCGGAGCCCGCTTTCTCCAACGTGCTCACTCCGGACCGCATCCCCAAGTTCTGCATCCCGCCGCGGCTGCCCGCGTCCTATGCGCCCGAGTCTCCGCCTCCGGCCGCCGCTCTGCCCCGGCGCTGCGCAGCCGAGCCGGACCTGTGGCCCAGAGGAGCCGACGACAGCGCGGGGCACACGGACTGGGACCCGCGCTCGCAGGCAGCCCTATCGCTGCCGCACCTGCCCCGCGCGCTCACCGCCTACGGCTTCTGCGCGCTGCTCGAGAGCCCGCACACCCGCCGCAAGGAGTCGCTCTTCCTCGGGGGCCCTGCAGCCGCCCGGCTCGTGCCCCGGGACTCGGCTCCTGCCTCCGCCCCCGCGCTCCCCGCGGGCCTCCGCCCCACCCGGGACGCGCCCGCCCCGCCGGCCCGCGCCCGCCGCCTCCTGCGCGCCCCCGAACGGCTGCTGAGCCGCGCGCTGCGGGCCCGGACGAGCCGAGGCCTGGTCCGCGCCCCCTCCGTGTCCAGCGGGGACGGCGACGAGGACGAGGAGCGCGGCGCCGTCTCGGGCCCCCCTTCCCAGGCCCCCTCCgcgtccccgccgccgccgccctgcCCCGGCCCGCGTCCCGAGCGCCTGGAGGCCGAGGGCACCGTGGCCCTGGGCCGCGCCGGGGGCGCCCTGCGCCTGGCCGCCGAGTACAGTCGGGCCAGCGGGCGGCTCCGCGTCCGGCTGCTGGGCACCGAGGGCCTGGCCGCGGGAGCCGCCGAGCCCCCCGCCGTCGGCTGCCGCGTCAGCTTCGTCCTGCGGCCGCCGGGCCAGCCGCGCTCGCAGCGCAGCGCCGTGGTCCGGCGGAGCCGCAAGGCCGCCTTCCACCAGGACGTGTGCTTGGACGGGCTCTCGGAGGAGCAGGTGCGCCGCCTGGCCGTGCGCGTCAAGGCCGAGCAGCGGGGTCGCGGCCTGGAGCGGGGCCGCCCGCTGGGCCAGGGCGAGCTGCTactgggctccctgctgctgCCCTGA